The sequence below is a genomic window from Chryseobacterium foetidum.
TAAATAAGTAAGGTGAAATAATGCATCATTTAGGATAGGCAAATAATCACCATATTTCTTGTCTAACAAATAATTTTAGCTAAGAGAAAATTTTTGAAACAACATCTGTTATTCTACTTCTATCGTCGTCCGACAGATTTGAACCCGATGGCAGACATAAACCGTTATTAAATAGCTGCTCAGCTACATTACCACCGTAATAAGGTGCATCAGCAAACACGGGCTGCAAATGCATTGGCTTCCATAACGGCCGTGATTCAATATTGTCTTCTAATAAGGCTAATCTTAAATCTTCACGGGTTTTACCTGTTTTATTTGCGTCAACAATAATTGCAGATAACCAGTGATTAGAATAGTAATCAGCACTTGGCTCAACAAAGACGCTAACCCCATCAATACTGTCAAACAAATCCTGATAGAATTTATTCATTGATCTACGCGCTTCTACTCTGCTTGTCAACACTTCCATCTGTCCGCGACCGATTCCCGCTACAATATTACTCATACGGTAATTATAACCGATGTGCGAATGCTGGTAATGCGGCGCATCGTCCCGTGCCTGAGTTGAAAGAAAAACTGTTTTATCTTTATCTTCCTGAGAATGACAAACCATTGCCCCACCACCGGAAGTGGTGATAATCTTATTACCATTAAAAGATAAAATTCCGAAGCGGCCGAATGTTCCGCATTTCTGACCTTTGTAATTTGAGCCTAAGGCTTCAGCTGCATCTTCAATGACAGTAATGTCATATTTATTTGCCACAGCTATTATTTCATCCATTTTTGCCGGCATTCCGTACAAATGCACAACGATAATAA
It includes:
- a CDS encoding DegT/DnrJ/EryC1/StrS family aminotransferase; amino-acid sequence: MSTKIWLSSPHMGGTEQKYIQEAFEANWIAPLGPNVDGFEKDLEAFLNAGVNVGALSSGTAALHLALIQCGVEYGDEVICQSMTFSASANPIAYCGATPVFVDSENETWNMCPIALEDAIKDRVAKGKKPKVIIVVHLYGMPAKMDEIIAVANKYDITVIEDAAEALGSNYKGQKCGTFGRFGILSFNGNKIITTSGGGAMVCHSQEDKDKTVFLSTQARDDAPHYQHSHIGYNYRMSNIVAGIGRGQMEVLTSRVEARRSMNKFYQDLFDSIDGVSVFVEPSADYYSNHWLSAIIVDANKTGKTREDLRLALLEDNIESRPLWKPMHLQPVFADAPYYGGNVAEQLFNNGLCLPSGSNLSDDDRSRITDVVSKIFS